The following nucleotide sequence is from Methanofollis fontis.
ATGCGGATATTGAAGAGGTCCTTGAGGCGCACAAGATCGGCCCCGGTCGTCTCCCCCTGTGGGAGGACCACCGTACCGCTGAATGCAAGCGTCCTCACACCGCGCTCGGCATTACCCGGATAACGAGGGATCTCGGCGACCGCCGCCGGTGCATCGGCGACCGTCACCGTGACCGGGTCCGGCACAAAGAAGAACCGGTCTGAGGACTCGTCGATGAGGGCCTTGTTCTGTGCGAACAGGTTCTCCCATGAGAACGAGATGTCGGTCTCGCCGATCCCGATCTCCAGCATGGCGTTCCTGACCGCCTCCGGCAGGATACCGCGTCGTGCGATCGCCCGCAGGGTGCCCAGATGGATATCGTCCCACCCTGTATAGGTGCCCTCTATGATCCCCTCGCGCATCGATGAGGTGGAGAGCACCACGCCCTCGATGCCCATCCGGCCGTAATGCCGGTATACCGGCGGCTTCCAGCCGAAATAGTCATAGATATAGCGCTGGCGCCGTGTGTTGGCGATATGGTCCTTGCCCCGGATCACATGGGTGATCCCGAGCAGGTGGTCGTCCACTACCACCGAGAAGTTCATCAGGGGATAGACCCGCGTCCCGCTGATCCTGGGATGCGCCGGTGCGTCCACGATCCGGAAGATGGAGAAATCCCGGATCGCCGGGTCCGGGTGCTCAAGATCGGTCTTCACCCGCACCGTGACCTGCCCCTCGGCAAAACCGCCGGAGAGCATCCGGTCCCAGAGGGCCAGGTTCTCTTCGACCGTCTGTGAGCGGCAGGGGCAGGGCTTCTTTGCGAGCTTCAGGTCCCGGAAATATTCGGCATCGCAGGTGCAGACATAACACCCGCCCTGTTCGATGAGCTGCCGGCAGTGCTCATAATAGATATCCATCCGGTCGCTCTGGTAGACGATCTCGGTGATCGAGAGCCCCATCCATTCGATGTCCTCGGGCACCATCCGGTAGGCCTCCGGGTCCACGCGCCTGGGATCGGTGTCCTCGATCCGCAGCACATACCGCCCGCCGTACCGCCTCACATAGGCGTCGTTTAAGAAGGCGGCGCGGGCATGACCGAGGTGGAGGGGGCCTGAGGGGTTGGGGGCAAAACGCATCACCACGCCGCCATCAGTCTCTTCAAGCGTAGGAAGATCTTTTTTGCGCTCCTTTTTCCCGGTATCGGCCACAATCAGGTCGGGTGCGAGCCCCTCCAGGCGCCCCTTCCATTCCTCGTGCGGGATCGCCCCCACCTCGGCAAGCACCTCTGTGAGAATGGCCGGGATCTCCTTTGCATGCGGGCGGAGGTCGGGGCGGGCGCCGAGCACCTTCCCCATCACTGCCTTTGCATTCGGGACATTGCCATGCCGCACGGCGTTTTCGAGGGCATAGATAAACAGGATCTCCCTGATCCGCTCATCCATCCTAAAAACTCCGCCTGACGAAAAATTCCACCAGTTCCTCGAGATATTTCCGCTCCTGGCTCTCGGGCAGCACCTGGAGCGCCTGCCGCGCCGTGGTCACCCGTTCGGCGGCGATCCGGCGCACCTCGTCGAGCACTCCCGCTCCCTCGAGTTCGGCGATGGCGGCGTCCACGTCCTCCGGGGTGAGGGGGCGGCGGTATTTCGAAAGGTCCACGCCGCGCTCCCGGGCGACGATGGCGATGAGCGTCTGTTTGCCCTCGCGGAGGTCGGACCCGCGGTCCTTCCCGCTCTTCTCGGCCGGGGCAAGGAGGTCGATGAGGTCGTCCTGGATCTGGAAGGCGATGCCGGCGTTCATGCCGTACTGGTAGAGGGCGTCCGCCTCCACCGGTCCGCAGCCGGCAAGGATGGCGCCGATCGACGCCGATGCGGCATAGAGTGCCCCGGTCT
It contains:
- a CDS encoding glutamate--tRNA ligase produces the protein MDERIREILFIYALENAVRHGNVPNAKAVMGKVLGARPDLRPHAKEIPAILTEVLAEVGAIPHEEWKGRLEGLAPDLIVADTGKKERKKDLPTLEETDGGVVMRFAPNPSGPLHLGHARAAFLNDAYVRRYGGRYVLRIEDTDPRRVDPEAYRMVPEDIEWMGLSITEIVYQSDRMDIYYEHCRQLIEQGGCYVCTCDAEYFRDLKLAKKPCPCRSQTVEENLALWDRMLSGGFAEGQVTVRVKTDLEHPDPAIRDFSIFRIVDAPAHPRISGTRVYPLMNFSVVVDDHLLGITHVIRGKDHIANTRRQRYIYDYFGWKPPVYRHYGRMGIEGVVLSTSSMREGIIEGTYTGWDDIHLGTLRAIARRGILPEAVRNAMLEIGIGETDISFSWENLFAQNKALIDESSDRFFFVPDPVTVTVADAPAAVAEIPRYPGNAERGVRTLAFSGTVVLPQGETTGADLVRLKDLFNIRIGAGDRASYAGDDLAAVRAVKAPIIQWMPEGYGIPCTVRTPEGDVSGLCEPDVANFEGRTVQFERFGFVRIDSAGPDGVFCYFTHR